CGATCTCATCGAGAAACAACGTGCCGCCCGACGCGCGCTCGAAGCGCCCCGCACGCGACTGCATCGCGCCGGTGAACGCACCGCGCTCGACACCGAACAATTCGGCTTCGACGAGCGAATCGGGCAACGCCGCGCAGTTGACGGCGATGAATGGTCCCGCCGCGCGACGGCTGCGCCGATGCAGCGTTGCGGCGAACAATTCCTTGCCTACGCCGGATTCGCCGGTCAGCAGCACCGCGGTGTCGGTCGGCGCGACGCGCTTCATCGCATCGCGAGCCGCGACAAAAGCGGCAGCGCGCCCAACCAGCCCGTCGTCGTCCAGCGTGGAGGCGGCCCGCGCAGCCGGGCGGCGAATCCGTCCGCCCTTCTCCGTCGTCTCCGCCTTCTCTGTCGTCTCCGCATGCAACGCGGCACTCTCGCGCGTCCCTTCGTTACCGTCCACCGCCGGCCAGTCGAGATAGCGCAGGTCGTCCGCGACGTCGTCCCACCGCAGCGCGTTGCGCCCAGTCACGCGACACACCGCGCTGCCCATCGCCCGGCATTCGACCTCGCGAAAGATCACCAACGTGCCAGTCAGCCCGCTCACATAACCGGTCGCATAGCCAAGCTCCATCCAGCAGGCCGGCTCATTGCCGACTCCGTAGGCCGCGATATGCTCGTCCGCTTCCGACGAGTGATGCCAGAGAAATTCGCCGTCGTAGCGACCGCTCGCGGCATCGAACGCAAAGTGCAGCGGCTCGACTTTCACCACGCCTTCGAGCGCGTGCAGACGCGTGCCCGCCGCCAGCAGCGATGCACCCTCGGCTTCGGGCCAGCGCTGCCGTACGAGCGCCGCATCGCGTGCGCCCGACGCATAGCCGGCACGAGTGAGCAAGCGGCGCGCGGATTCGCTGCCGACACATTCGATCAACTCGCGCCGCAGGGAGCCGAATGCCGCGCTGTGCAGCAGCAGCATGCGCTGGTCGTTGAGCCAGATCCGGCCGTCGCCAGGCGAGAAGAACAGGCATTCGGCCAGATCGCCGAGCGTCGGCGCAGCCCCGGCGTCGAGATGCGCGCTGTCGCCCGGTTTCATCAGCGCACCCGAGAGACGCACGGCTTCCGCGAGCGAAACTCGGGCGGGAGCGGCCGGCGATCGTGTGGTCGAATCGAACATGTGCGTCTCCTTGCGCTCTTCGTTTGTGCCGGGAGCAGGAAATAGTTATCTTATGAAATCATCAAAAACCATATTTATTATTTGATATA
This genomic stretch from Paraburkholderia caffeinilytica harbors:
- a CDS encoding sigma-54-dependent Fis family transcriptional regulator; amino-acid sequence: MFDSTTRSPAAPARVSLAEAVRLSGALMKPGDSAHLDAGAAPTLGDLAECLFFSPGDGRIWLNDQRMLLLHSAAFGSLRRELIECVGSESARRLLTRAGYASGARDAALVRQRWPEAEGASLLAAGTRLHALEGVVKVEPLHFAFDAASGRYDGEFLWHHSSEADEHIAAYGVGNEPACWMELGYATGYVSGLTGTLVIFREVECRAMGSAVCRVTGRNALRWDDVADDLRYLDWPAVDGNEGTRESAALHAETTEKAETTEKGGRIRRPAARAASTLDDDGLVGRAAAFVAARDAMKRVAPTDTAVLLTGESGVGKELFAATLHRRSRRAAGPFIAVNCAALPDSLVEAELFGVERGAFTGAMQSRAGRFERASGGTLFLDEIGSLPYAAQGKLLRVLQEREVERVGGVRTLRVDVRVIAATNVELREEVKCGRFREDLFYRLNVFPIVIPPLRERRDDIALLIDGFMLQFCREHGRTTPGLTPRARRTLLNYAFPGNIRELRNMVERGVIAVDDDEPIDLAHLFRHEPLPAAELYSVDGGILRAEPAVRPASGLTEAAVLGAPVSAQALSQAPISIGEVEAQLLADALSRARGNVSAAARLVGLTRAQFAYRMSKRGGKR